One window of Oncorhynchus masou masou isolate Uvic2021 chromosome 33, UVic_Omas_1.1, whole genome shotgun sequence genomic DNA carries:
- the LOC135528395 gene encoding potassium voltage-gated channel subfamily G member 1-like has protein sequence MTLLAGDGSDYDYSALSCASDASLLLLPQPPPLSEQEALKGAYYKRAQLLPEDSDHLLTNATSLFATHKLHVIINVGGLRYQLPWTTLEDFPLSRLGQLRLCSSFDEIMCVCDDYDIAQNEFFFDRSPCAFRTILTFLRAGKLRSLREMCALSFREELHYWGVPEENLEWCCRRRLIQRVDECDELERAAQEDEEEELMMDTDSGHRRGSTALATETRMGHCMNKLRDMVERPHSGLPGKIFACLSVLFVTITAVNLSISTMPAMREEEEQGKCSQMCYNIFIVETVCVGWFSLEFTLRFIQDRDKLAFLRRPLNLIDVVAILPYYITLVVDSYQGEKKLGSGSSYLDKVGLVLRILRALRILYVMRLARHSLGLQTLGLTARRCTREFGLLLLFLCVAIALFSPLLYLIENEMAATHEFSSIPATYWWAVITMTTVGYGDMVPRSIPGQVVALSSILSGILLMAFPVTSIFHTFSRSYVELKQEQQRLLQRRTHFLLRRRMGGLGSNMSLESDSYGSTKTRDRDD, from the exons ATGACGCTGCTGGCAGGTGATGGCTCGGACTACGACTACAGCGCTCTGAGCTGTGCCTCTgatgcctccctcctcctcctccctcaaccCCCGCCCCTGTCAGAGCAGGAGGCCCTCAAGGGGGCCTACTACAAACGAGCCCAATTACTTCCCGAGGACTCAGACCACCTCCTCACCAATGCTACCTCGCTCTTCGCTACCCATAAACTCCACGTCATCATCAACGTGGGTGGGCTGCGTTATCAACTACCCTGGACCACCTTGGAGGACTTCCCCCTGTCCCGACTGGGCCAGCTGCGCCTCTGCAGCAGCTTCGACGAGATCATGTGCGTCTGCGATGATTACGACATCGCTCAAAACGAGTTCTTCTTCGACCGCTCGCCCTGTGCCTTCCGCACCATCCTGACTTTCCTGCGGGCTGGGAAGCTGCGGTCCCTCAGGGAGATGTGTGCCCTCTCCTTCAGGGAGGAGCTGCACTACTGGGGGGTCCCTGAAGAGAACCTGGAGTGGTGCTGCCGTCGCCGCCTCATCCAGCGGGTGGATGAGTGTGACGAGTTGGAGCGGGCTGCccaggaggacgaggaggaggagctgATGATGGACACGGACAGCGGGCACCGTAGGGGTTCCACCGCCCTGGCTACGGAGACCCGGATGGGACATTGTATGAACAAGCTGAGGGACATGGTGGAGCGGCCCCACTCGGGCCTGCCAGGAAAGATCTTTGCCTGTCTGTCGGTGCTGTTTGTCACCATCACAGCTGTCAACCTGTCCATCAGTACCATGCCGGctatgagagaggaggaggagcaa GGCAAGTGCTCCCAGATGTGCTACAACATCTTCATTGTGGAGACGGTGTGTGTGGGCTGGTTCTCCCTAGAATTCACCCTGCGCTTCATCCAGGACCGAGACAAACTAGCCTTCCTGAGGCGCCCTCTGAACCTCATAGACGTGGTGGCAATCCTGCCCTACTACATCACCCTGGTCGTGGACAGCTACCAGGGGGAGAAGAAGCTGGGCTCGGGAAGTAGTTACCTGGATAAGGTGGGCCTTGTGCTCCGTATCCTCCGCGCCCTGAGGATCCTATATGTGATGCGACTGGCCCGCCACTCCTTGGGCCTGCAGACTCTGGGGCTGACGGCGCGGCGCTGCACACGGGAGTTTGGgttgctcctcctcttcctctgtgtgGCCATTGCCCTCTTCTCCCCGCTGCTCTACCTCATTGAGAACGAGATGGCCGCCACCCACGAGTTCAGCAGTATCCCCGCCACCTACTGGTGGGCCGTCATTACCATGACAACGGTGGGCTACGGGGACATGGTTCCGAGGAGCATCCCGGGTCAGGTGGTGGCGCTAAGCAGTATCCTGAGCGGGATTCTTCTCATGGCATTCCCAGTCACCTCCATCTTTCATACGTTCTCCCGGTCCTACGTGGAACTGAAGCAGGAGCAGCAGAGGCTACTGCAAAGACGGACACACTTCCTGTTACGCAGGAGGATGGGTGGGCTGGGAAGTAACATGTCGCTGGAGAGTGACAGCTATGGCTCCACTAAGACCAGGGACCGGGATGACtga